The DNA segment AGTAATATTgttcaattcaatatattttatttgttttgggtttaacgccgtttttcaaaagtatttcagttatgtaacggcgggcagttaaccatatcagtgttccttgattctgtaccagtacaaacctgttatccgcaagtaactgccaacttccccacatgattcatCAGAGGTGGCggaccaatgatttcagacacaatgttttttatcaaatcgtcaaggagaacatatgcctcgccctgggatcgaactcgcgaccccgcgatccgtagacctacgctctccctactgagctaaacggacGGGCTCTCAATTCAAAAGAACACAGTTACTCATTACCACAAATTTAAAAGGcaaatgtatagcaaaatcgatATCTTTAATAAATGCACAATCTTACAATAATTTGTACATGTACCTCAGTATAGAAGTCCGTAAAACTGATATTCACTGCGTCTTTTAGGTCACTTAATTGTGTCTGAAGACTGGATGAGTAAATTTTCACTGACGAAAGGTTGACGTTGATTGCATCGACTTCAGCCTGTACATCTAGTGTCTGTCAATATATGTATGAATTGaaagaatttaattaaattaccaAATTTATTGCCATTTCCATAATAAATCGTTTCAAACACTGTAGTGTCAAACAGACAGTGTACCTAAGTAGCATAAGCACAAATCATTTGATgacataaaacttttttaaaaagtgaCAAAACCTTAGTCAATGATTAATGTTTGCGAGAATTCAAAGAATAGAAATATAATAGCCACGTTTACCTTGGAGTAATTTAGCATATCTGCCAAGTCGAATCTGTTGTCTAGTTTGAATGCAGTGAATGCACCCTGTCCGTCTTTGCAATTCCTGTAATAATTAGAGTTAAAAGGTAGGCAAAGAGATTTGTGAAATTTGTTATGGCcgatttcttttcctttttaaaaaagacTGCACTGTGAATAACAAGAAACCATTTTagataatttaaaatcaaaacatgaTACGTAAAACTGGGGATTTAAAAATGTCCTTGAATAAAATTCACTGCGCAACTTTCTTCCCGGAAATGATATATTCAGAAAACAAATGACAAGAACTATTGTTTAAATGATATTCAAGGgacaaaaacatataaatgtcGCTTTCATGGGTTAGGTTATTATATACATGgataattattatataacatatatttcctGATAGAAACTGAATAGTATATTAAGTATATAAATTACTTTAATGCGTCTGTGACTGTCAGAGGTATTGTGTCGTTACCAAGTACAATATCTGCAAAGAAATATTTGCCCTCTCCAACTTGCTGGTCGTTGTAAATTGTCAGatactgaaaaaatattattacaaaagtTATGATTTCAATATATGAAAAAGAACTGTACACGGTGTACTAGTTAATATCGGTGTTCCAGCTTTACATATGTAGCCTTTCAtctttatattttgtatggaCACACGATCCCTAACTCGAATATCAGTTGCATACATATAGCGAATTCCTTCCAACAGTAATACGCTTCTCCAAAAGTAAAATGAGAACAGCTGACAGAACTGTATCAATGGGCTAAATGATATACCTCATAATAAAGACTTAGCTACAAACAAATGCGAACAGTTTACAGAAATTTATCGACGAACTAAATTATATACCACgtttgcagaccaagatcagcctgcgtacaggctgatcatggtcagcactgttcgtcgttcagtcagtatcttttttggtaagtaccccttttatagaaatttagcatggtaagagtTAAAACTGTATTATGATATAAGTGATGATTTTGCTGTCCTAGTAGAAAATACAAGTTACACCACTATTGCGTCTTCAAATTTCGGAAGTATACTgcttattttatgtatatatattatcttaCCCTTTCCAATTCCTCTAGGTCTGTCACTGGTTCACAAAAGACTTTGTGGATTGGAGCTCCAGGTATAAAGGTCAAGAATGTCAGCAACATCAAAAAGGCCGAAAATATGAAGATCAAAGCCGCAGAGCTAGTAAATAGAGAAACTTTATTGCGAAAATCAacatattatatcaaataaactTCCCGTCGGCGTAACAGTCCCCTCAAGCTGACAACAGTGCATAAAATGGATTAAAAAGTTTGGTTATACTGGTTACAAAATGTACCATAAGCTGTAAGAGTCGTTGAAAAACTGATAATCTGTAAGACATTGACCTGTATAAGCTCTACGTTCCGtttccatttatttttgtaatggGGGTTGTGGGTGTCCTACCACAGTTGGTGGTTCAAAATGCTTCGTACAGGCCCCGTGCCCAGTTTGGGGATTCTGTGCGAGTTTTCTTCTCACCCCCAGTGTTTTTCGTATGCTTCTGTTTGAactgtttaacattattttgtagtTCAGTTATTTTTCAGAATCTGTATGTATAATTCTTTAAATAAGTGTTAAAGACTGAAATTCGTTTAAATAAGAGTTTCACTTCGATAAATATAGGAGAAAGATTTTATCAGAAAAAGCAATATTTCTGACGCAAAGACCTTTCTAAACAATGTATAGATTTATATACTCACTAGATATAACAACATGCACTTTTGGTGATTTAGccttataaaatttcataaaacgtcATACGCCACCTAAAAACCCTGAATATTGCAGATGTGGCAATACATTTGGAACAGAGACAATTTTATCAGAAGTGATAATTCCATTTCATTTTAAAGCGTCTTTTTTATGTATAAGAATCTTCCGCAAAAAGGATGTGTAAGCAAGTGCTGGGTCACTTTAAATACAATATACTAGTAAATGGTAAATCTATGTTAACAACAGCTGAAAACGGTTAGTATCTCAACCAAGGTAgatattttcttttcacaaaatGTTTACTTATCAAATTAgcctttttagaaaaaaaatctgtataacATTCCAAGCAGTTCCTACACAGCAAAGACTTATATACAAGCTCTACAGTGCAAAACCCTGTGTACAACATTTTATGCTGTGTTAGCTCTGGAGAGATTGCTTTGAACTTAAAACTGAGATAAATTCAAACTAGGTTAGTGATTTGAGACAATGAGATTCATTGCACATATGCCACGGACACGACCCTCTACATCAGAGGTAGTATTTGCAATTCATTTATTCAAATTGTTTCTTTAAAGCCAtaagaatataataaaaataaacttacacCATAAGCATTATTCCACCGCAGTTTGAAATACACCCTCGCTGATCTGGTGGTGTGCTTGTACTCGTTCCAAAGATTCCGAAAAGCAGTCCAATTGTGTCGAATACAATAACCAGCAAGCATATAGAAGCCAGACCTACTCCTCCATACCATCTTAAAAATTAAACGCATTATTTATATTTTCGTAAATTAATACCTgagcattttttaaataataccaTTAAATCAGCTTGAAGTAAAGGAACAACTtgcagatatctcaaaaataagtacATGGACTTAATTAATATAGTTCGTCCTTCGACTGCGATGATGACCATCTCATCTCTGCGAAGCATGTCGCGTTGGTTTGTTGTTGTGTGTGCGTAGGTGGCGTAGGTGGCTGACTAATCCTATTCGTGCATGAAATACGCGACCGCACTCCGGACAAGATGGGCCAGTTGGTACAGTGACTGATGCTACCCTAGATTTTCGTTGATGCCTTTTCTGTTTAGCTTGACTGACACGGTGATTTTCATATCTGGCTCCCTGCTTGATTTTTGAGCGCCTTAAGGATTTGTTCTCAGCAAGCTCCTCCCAATTGTCTGGATTCTTCTTGTTTTCGACCGCTTAGTGGGAATCCTAGCAAGTCGCGGTAAACTGACCGAGGTGTGTTGAGACAGGCAATGTTTAGGACACCTTTTCTAGTCCCTTCCCCATTCTCCGGAGGTGAGTAGTGCGGTCCTAAAGAGGGCTGCTCAGTCACCCAAGGTGCTGCCGGGAGCTACTGCTGTCTTGGTCAGTGAGCTGACGACCAATATCTTGGGCCGCCTGTGTGGAGGGTCATGACTACAGCTTCCAATGTATCCTCACCTGCTGCTTTGTCATTTTCCAATTGCCACAGGACTTGTGAGTGTGTGGTGCTGTGTAGGTGCTTGCGTGTAGAGAGAGTATGACTTGCGCTGATGACTTTGTTTAAAGTGAAGGTGGACTGCGCGTAACCAACCTCACTCTCTCGTCTAGGTTCAACTGGATCCAGTGGCAAGACATGGTCAAGACGGCTGGAGTTGAAACTAGATGCAGAAGTTGCCGGAGTCTAGACAGAGTTTGACATAGAGAACCGCCTACGGGACTTCACTCCGATATTTCTGTCAGGGTTGTTTCCCTTAGCCTAGTCATCCACAAGGCAGTGGAGCTATTTCACCCATAGCACCTTTAGGGGCAGATCACCTCCAAGTCCTCCGTAGTCTAGCCTGGGGCCGTAAGGTGCCCAGTTGATCCGTGTCGCGGGCGAAGACGCACTACGATAGGGCTTGTTGcggagaggctatgtactggcgcGGGAGAGACTTACAAATACTGCTCCCCACTACAGGAAACCTGCATGCCAGCGGTGAGAGCTGAAAAGCGAGAAGTGACAAGCCCAACCCACCAACCCCACTAACACACTAGGCGCATCACGCAACTATTAGACACACACAGACTTATACCTAACCATATAATATCGGGTaatgagaagttttattaaaatacgCATGATAGAAGTCTCTTGTTCgtgaaaatatcattaaaaagtgatttttaaaCTACTCCCATATTGAAAACTGTCTTGAGGTCTAAACTTTTTAAATCAATCTACTATACTAGTAGCAAAAGAACtgagcacatgaccctatctttctCTGTTGGCTGATTGTAGTAAGAATATCATAcaggtactgatgataaacttgAACAggtgataaagtcgaccaccttcaaATTATTCAATTGCAATTGGTTTTTTATATAACTGAACATGCCGTCTAgtagcaaccacttacaacaccaactggtgtaaacaaaaacaaaattggtaaatattctgtataaataaatgacttacatttgtccgtttaaaaaatatttacccaAAAATACTGGGGAAGAGGATGGTTTTTGGCGCACTGTCAatacatgaaggcctgacattgggtcacttttcattacttgatcgggAATGACTGTTGCATCATTTTTAGGAcggtttcaatataatactatggagatttttttaaatgacaaagtggtcgaatttatcatcagtcgaCGTTCGTACAGTCCCCCTTTTACATActcctttcagggcctcacttcttgTGAGTCTGCTTGctaaacataaatttaaattatgtaattattaaccaaccattgataacaatttgcagaaataaaaaagttacaggtaaaaaaccccattttctgtccgagtttatcatcagtaccagtaatgctttgaaaagaaaatcaggTTTAAATCGGATTTAACATTACTGGAAAAAATGACACGAAGGcataaaatgatattataaatcaaaataatgcctcattttttttttccatacctGTATTTGTCATATGTCTCTAACATCTCTTTGTAGTCCTTTATATCAAGTATCAGCTTATCAAGGTCAATAGTAGCATTCTCCCCgcttatctgaaaaacaacaaatcaTATACAGTTTCAGTTCTCTAAAGTGATCTTATGTCAGTACTCAAGTAAACCGACTCAAGCCGATAAATGATAACACAAAtggtatgtaaaaatatttttatctttttgcaCGAATAGGTTATCACACGTTGTATGTCTTATGTGCTAAAATCAAGTCTGTGCTATGTAGAAATATCCCACCTACCtgacaaacaataaaacattatataattcACCATTTTTTAATGTGACCATGTATTATGTCAGTACTTTAGTAACATGATTCCagctaaaataattatttgagctgcgccatgagaaaaccaacatagtgcgtttgcgaccagcatggatccagacctgcctgcgcatccagcgcagtctggccaggatccatgctgttcgctttcaaagcctattgcaattagagaaaccgttagcgaacagcatggatcctgaccagactgcgcgaaggcgcaggctggtctggatccatgctggtcacaaagccactatgttgattttctcatagcGCAGCTCATTTTAATCACTGTATAGTATGACAATTCTATTACTTTAGATTTTTATCTAGAACGTTCGACTTTTTCGTTGGCAAGActcaaataaagagtaaatacattgtatgtaatttAAGCGAACGTATAACTTCTTTTTTATCACTGTGTTAGTACAGGTAAGCTGCTTATAAAATGCAATCTATGAAATACCTTTGTTCCGTTCATGTTGATACCTTGGTACTGTTACCTTGATCGACCGCCGTATGCAACGTAAATACTGCTTTGCTAAACGGCGTTGAAACAAAACGGATCTGTATTGCCGCCAGTAACCATgcatattgttacaaatgtaaaaacataCCCGATTATTAACATCCGAGATTTGATCAACAATATCCTCCAAATCGTCACTTAGATCTGATATAGTCGTCTTTAAGTctgcaaaaaaagtattttgaatattCTTTTGAAAAGTCTAGAAGAAATACAGCAAAAATGTGTAAATCCTGTTAATAAACGGCGGCGACATTAATATACTGAAACTGATCAAGTTTCGTCGTATATTCCATGTATTGTCAATACTGCTTTAAGCAGCGAAGGGGGCGCCACAGTCTGACTGCTTGAGACAGTAGGCtgtttaagacaagttgaaattagaacaaaagtCAATTTGGAATGTTAGCCGACTGGTTTCTGTTTAACACGGGTGGTCGCTCAGGCAAATTGAAATGTATATACCTGTATATTCAGAAGTACAACAGTGTGTAATAGCGCATTAGGTCACTGTTGAAAAGTTTGGACAAAGTGAAATGTTTATACAAGTTATCCTAACGGGCAGACAAAAATACTTGCTGTAGCTTATCTAAGCAAAATGCGCATGCGTAAGAAAGGGCAAATTGTCGTGAAGTTGTGAAGAATACTAACCTTCTCGTGTCGTGTTAGAATCACGGACTACTCTGTCTGGTATATCATCAACTTCTGCTTCTCCCTATAATGTATTAAGGAAAAAATGTCTAACACTTTGAAAACGCGTATCTTTTCTGATAGGCTTTTGCTTCTATGTACAACTTTATGAATTACTTACTAATATAATTACTGCATATTTCGTTTATGCAATTAATTAGTGTCGTCACGTTACAGCTGCAATCTTGAAGGATATCACATTTTGAGACGATAAAGTTTGTCTTGAAATTAACCTTGCGAGATATTCTCTCCCTTTGGTCCTATCAATTACATTCTTGCGTGACGTGATCCTTTCTTCTGTTTAACGAATGATAAAATCAATAAGAAGAGCCTTTGGAAACATGGAACAcaaccaagtaaaatacaaatgtaagaCTCGgcttgatcgagtctgttcatgagggttACACAGAAAACTATTAATACAGTCATGTATTCAATTCCATACACAGATgaaaaagatatgagccgcgccatgaaaaaaccaacatagtggctttgcgaccagcatgggtccagaccagcctgcgcatccgtgcagtccgGTCAGGacccatgttgttcgctaacggtttctctatttgcaataggctttgaaagcaaacagcatggatccatgctggtcgcaaagccgctatgttggttttcacatggcgcggctcatatgtttttgttcataaacaaaaaagataataatattaCAATAATTTATAACACATTTTACTATTTTTGTGAGAGATACTTATACATCACATCGTCACCCACTGGAAGCGTTGAGGTTAACTCACATTAATAATCTCCTCTGTTAGATTAGTTCCTTTTGCGTCGTCCATACTTGTTCGGGCGTCGCTCAAATCTGGAAACTAAAATTTAATTGATCCGTAAGCGTCTCTGAAGATAAAATGTTTCGAAATAGTAGAATAATACTTGCGGTGCTCCaaagattttttgatatcaaacgTCTGGCACATGTTTGCCTGTGCAACATGGCAATGCCTTGTAATAGTCTAGTTTGTGGTCTGATCCTCTTGAACTTAAGTTTGACGGTAGAACAAAGGAAGTTACAAGTACTTAATGTTGTAACAGTATGCTTCAAATACAGATAACTCGCCAGTAGCGGATCACTATCTACACTTTTAGCATGTAGTGAAGAATGTTTAgattttcatgatatctaaacttactaacactttGAAGTATTGCTCGCATTcatataaatgtttgattaatTTGCATCGAttttttatgtctgaagttatggagaaatatttaaacctgtccgATTCACCAATAGGCGGGCACTTTTGCCAATAGGGGATCGcctaatttatcatattttctatccatttaagagtagattttttttttgacaaaacatgactgtggtattagaaataaacatttcaaggcagAATATAATAAGAATCAGTacgtttacatttcaaacaggagtTACTAGGTAAAAGATATAGCGCTAGTTTTCAGTTATAATTCTATGCATAAATAGCACCaactatatttaaaactaaaatcaaaatactgATGCACAGAACCTTATTCATTTACCTAAATTTGCAAGTTCAAACCATTACAAAATCAAATCAAGTATTGATATctattttaagcaaaataaacaacCTTTTGCTAATCCCTGAAATGGGTGATCCTCTATTGGTTTAATGGCCGTCCCTGCTTGATGGCACTTATTTTTATCAAAGTCAATCAAACATTCAAAGTCAcattattcctatgaaagtgcgtgtttcactcttcaaaatggtaccagatttgtgtggttttatctaagaaactgcgaggtatgctcaaaaatattctactttgaagaattcgagagtgctaaaatccaagtcaggaaacatggGTTGCAAGGGTTATCTACTCATGAACTCAAAgtcattagattagatccatcttcttttgtctAAGAATTGCTAATTCATAAGTCTATATAACTGCATACTTAAATATTGTATACTCTCCTACGTTTAAGGGAGATTaacgttttattttcaaatgatcCGCTATTGGCGTGTTGACTGTATTTTATACACGTTGTGTGCTTTTCATGTCATTATCgctattgttttctttatttttttataaatacagttGCATATAATACGTTCTAATATAATTAACATTATAAACTGCTTTGAAACAAATTGTTAGATAAATATACAGttctgcaaaaaaacaacaaataaatataatttttaccATATCAAACTTgtatgtaaaagaaaacaaattcttCAATATCAGATTTAACATGTATGTTAAAAGGCTGATTATTTGAACTAATTCGGACAACGAACTTTTCTAAACAATCGAGCTTCGTGAGAAGGTCTTAACAATAAACTTCAAGTTTTATAACACTTACTGCACTTGTGTCTATGTCCGGTGAAGATCCATTGTAATCCGGTCTTCCTACGGCAGGACAGTTTGCACCACAAGTTGTAAATACAGCATCAAGGGTGTTAGTGACGTCCGTCAGTGCAGTCTGAAGGTCGGTGACCGCTGTCTCCATAGCTGTTTTGTTCGACTCAATCGCTGACAGCGCTGCATCTGCATTGTCTAAACCTGAAtcgtataaaaatataaagttctgacatatgtatataatttgaAATTGTATCATTAATgtatatcaatttttatgaagtctatgatatttcatattaataagaTATCACATGTAACTGTAACCATGGTACCAAATAAACGTAAATGCTCAATAGAACAAGAAACACCATGTGATAATGCCATGTCTATTGATTTATAcattaatcaaaggcctgaaagacctgagtcggctaatgattgatgtactgacagtatagtctaccagtttcagtttgtttttagtttttttttcttaaaatttcataacacagctcgatatttacccaaaatattatatccggatacgattacacttttctccagtttcaacaatatattttacaaattgtgatgatacggagacatttagcagcaattggcagtatctgacattgaagtttacggttaaattacctcttatttaaatcttttcataaaaaagttgtttcgtttcgtgaaagcagccaaacatagacgatctactttcgatttcaaaaactacaagaaaatacaatttaatgtttcgccgatttgtttatttctcgaaaaataagaattaaaatcatttttaatgtcagtagtaactaaacaaaccaaaaagagcttcttcttccgataatttatccgtttactgactgcaaaattcaacccacgcaaagtttatagaaatcatacgatgcgtgtatacgttcaatgtgggagaattaaggctgatcggctatgttacgtaacgcatccagacgattcagattttgtttttaaaaaagcattgtgtgcgtttctgtaattttatatacgtttttatacgcttagaaattattagacatgcgtatttgcattatttctatacgtaatttacgctaatacgcatcttatctggagccctgtggaactattttttgtctttcgctggatgttacgcaagctttgtaagcctgcgcaattcttaaaatgcacattaatgcttaatgagttacattcgagtattgcacaattacaagttataaatatgacagattacatcgtatattggtcatagcaaagggaattgacacaacttaacttcattcatgcagtgaactgtttgaaatttgagaaatctaatggaactacatcccttcacgtgttattcggtccatttagagaatcgctgaacagcaaggactcgtcaaaaggctttcagcctttagccgactcaaaaaataaTACCAGGCTGATGTAACATACTTTAAACAAAAGTTCCCTGAAGGCCCTGTACGGCAAACCTAAACTTGGTTGTTACCTTagatgactcagttttgaacatgacctagatttcattaaaacaaacattgcgATCTGCAGCTTTTATGTAGATCAGGCAAAAAATGTAACATCTAAGTGCTAACAATATGTTCCCTATAATATGTcaattgtgacctagttttagaccaaAGGTGGTTACCTTGACaactcagtttcaaactagaTCTAGACTTCTCAAAGAAAACCATTCCAGCACAAATATGTTTCATGTAGATCAAGACGAAAATAAAGACTTAGAAGTATTACCATttcttttctattgtttgacaatGTTGGCCTAACTTCAGGTACCGTGCGTAAAGATCATATTGAAAAATAACATCTGTAACAAAGACTGTAAACATTATTATTGTAAAGAGTGACATCCTGCTGCTTCAGGACCTTTATATGTAGGTACATcagtatattttgcaatatttgcagagTACACTTACTGTACTTTACATAAATGTCATCTAATGACGCCTATTTCAGATCTAAGAAAGACACAGTATAgaatttcaaaatgacattaCTGTCTGACAAAGAATAAGCGGACGTCAGAGTGTTGGtgatatttgttttgtcctcTATATCGGTCTTCAGTGTCAGGCCAACCAGGAACGCAATATCTGCAATATGATATAGAATAACAATTGATTTCAACTGACAGACTTAGATAATTTAAACGCTTCAATACAAAAACATAATTAATCAATTATCTAGTTAGGCAaagattaaattgttttaaatgtgatTCAGAGTTGATGTCACAACTAAAACCATTCGGTTTATGCAAAACCGTATAAACGTTAACCTTAATAGAAGACAATGTTGGCATGCATGCATTGTCATGTACAGCTATACATTGATGtataaa comes from the Mercenaria mercenaria strain notata chromosome 9, MADL_Memer_1, whole genome shotgun sequence genome and includes:
- the LOC123547154 gene encoding prominin-1-like isoform X2 — its product is MVTLIQSSVVTSPIFHISLALEYASLSEFLLIFPIVACCFCCCRLCGNCGGKRQQLQKNTDSVCRKYTFSGILFVSTVFVMVGTICIFINNENMTTTLNNIPDTAEDNLNDVRTFVNNTVNEATHIVTENFQFVQAALYRDLDNIAFLVGLTLKTDIEDKTNITNTLTSAYSLSDSLDNADAALSAIESNKTAMETAVTDLQTALTDVTNTLDAVFTTCGANCPAVGRPDYNGSSPDIDTSAFPDLSDARTSMDDAKGTNLTEEIINGEAEVDDIPDRVVRDSNTTREDLKTTISDLSDDLEDIVDQISDVNNRISGENATIDLDKLILDIKDYKEMLETYDKYRWYGGVGLASICLLVIVFDTIGLLFGIFGTSTSTPPDQRGCISNCGGIMLMVSAALIFIFSAFLMLLTFLTFIPGAPIHKVFCEPVTDLEELERYLTIYNDQQVGEGKYFFADIVLGNDTIPLTVTDALKNCKDGQGAFTAFKLDNRFDLADMLNYSKTLDVQAEVDAINVNLSSVKIYSSSLQTQLSDLKDAVNISFTDFYTELDSNITIVNLSSLADDLDAYADLIGEATAKAGIKAEANKLRAIEAEEYAYVESNVTALNTSVAEMDAVVSNIPTMVDNLDYGLQTADDYIQNNGSDVLRSILNTYANRLLGIIDSYVAFTDDAVKNQMGSCEPVWNIYNSLLVYTFCYNLMDCFNGFWFSLGWVIFFFMPSVIFSVKLAKYFRQMDRADDGLLDSDTPPPPSANGEKNPNAGLGQEPVSQDMPSKAKFWMRNNKVSHKDNVDD